GCGATGGAGCACAACCTCGGGCTCACCTGCGACCCCATCGGCGGCCTGGTGCAGATCCCGTGCATCGAGCGCAACGCGGTGGCCTCGGTCAAGGCGATCACCGCGGCGCGGATGGCGCTGCGCGGCGACGGCGACCACTTCGTGTCGCTGGACAAGGTGATCAAGACGATGCGCGACACCGGCCGGGACATGAAGGTCAAGTACAAGGAGACCGCCCGCGGCGGGCTCGCGGTCAACGTCATCGAGTGCTGAGCACGGCGCGAGCGGCGTCTCGCCGTCCGCGCCGGTGAGGTGAGGAAGGGAACCTACCTGTCACGGTCGCCAGGTAGCGGCGGCCGCTGGGTGACAGGAAGGTTCCCTTCCTCGCGTTCGGGCCGCGGCTGAGGTGACAGGAAGGTTCCCATGCTCCACTCCGCCCACCCAGTTGTCTCCAATTCAATTGCGCACAACTCAATTGCGCGCTACCATGGTGGCATGGCTGGATCGGAGTCGCGGTTGGCGTTGGACCGGCAGTTGTGCTTCGCCCTCTACAGCGCTTCACGCGCCTTCACCAACCTGTACCGGCCGCTCCTCGGCGAGCTCGGGCTCACCTACCCGCAGTACCTGGTGATGTTGGTGCTGTGGGAGCGGGAGTCGCTGACCGTCAAGGAACTCGGCGCGGCGTTGCGGCTGGACTCGGGCACGTTGTCCCCCTTGCTGAAGCGGCTGGAGGGCAGCGGGCTCGTGGTGCGGCGGCGCAGCGCGGAGGACGAGCGGTCCGTGGCCGTCGCGTTGACGGCCGAGGGACGCGAGCTGCAGGAGCGAGCCCGGCACATCCCGGACTGCATGCTGGACGCGACCGGTCTGGAGGCCGAGGACGTGCTCGAGCTGCGGTCCACAGTAGAACGGCTGACCGCCTCGCTGGACGCGGCGGCAGCCCGGATGGAGCAGGAGTCGGCGAGATGACAGTCCTCTACACAGCGGAAGCGACGGCCACCGGCGAAGGGCGCGGTGGGCACACCCGGTCCTCGGACGGCGTCCTCGACCTCGACCTGGCGATCCCGAAGGAGATGGGCGGACCCGGCGGTGCCGCCAGCAACCCGGAACAGCTGTTCGCTGCCGGGTACGCGGCCTGCTTCCACAGCGCGCTGCAGCTGGTGGCCCGGCGGTCCAAGGTCGACATCACGGACTCGAAGGTGACCGCCCAGGTCGGCATCGGCCCCAACGGCAACGGCGGTTACCAGCTCAGCGTCGGCCTGGTCGTCGACCTGCCCGGCGTGCCCGCAGACAAGGCCCGGGAACTGACCGAGGCGGCCGACCAGGTGTGCCCGTACTCGAACGCGGTGCGCGGCAACGTCGAGATCGACCTGCGCGTGGCCTGAGCGACGGCGCGGCGGCGGGGGCCGGGCCTCCGCCGCCGGCGGTCAGTAGACCAGCACGTAGAACAGGCCCGAGCAGCCCGCCAGCACCGACAGCACGGTCACCGCGGCGGGCAACCCACCGCCGGGCAGCGGGACGCGCTCGCGCAGCCGCTGGTCACTGCTGCGGTAGCGGCGCCAGACCAGCCACCCGGCGAGCAGGCCGAGCGGCAGCGTGATCACCGCGCACCCCACCGCGGCCACCACGCTCTCGTGCCCCAGCAGGCGCAGCAGCATCAGCAGTCCCACCACGAACGCGAGGACCGTCCGCAGCCACGCCAGCGTGGTGCGCTCGACCTGCAGTCCCGGGTCCCACGGGCCGTCGGGTCGCTCCGCCATGCTCAGATCCCGGTGACGAACAGCAGGACGCACGCGGCCACCCCGATGACACCGAGCCCGTAGCCGAGCACCGGGGCCAGGCGCGGGGCCGGAAGCGGACGACCGCGGCGCAGAGCGCGCTCGGTGGCCATCCACCGCGTGAAAGCCGTTGCGCTGCACAGGACACCGGCGAGCAGCAGCACCACCGCCAGCGCGGTCCGAAGTGGATTCGGCTGGCCGGTGACCGCGTTGAGCGCTTCCACGCCGACGCCACCGGCCATCAGCGCGAGCGCGGTGCGGATCCAGGCCAGGAAGGTGCGTTCGTTGGCGAGGGTGAACCGGGGATCGGGTTCCTCGCCCTGCTCGTAGAGCCGCTTGGGCCAGCGCGCGTCTTCCCGGTCGGTTGCCATGCGCTCACGGTAACCCGCGCGCGGAGCGTGACACCCCGCGCGCGGAACGCAGTCGGGCCCCGCTGTCGCGGGGCCCGACGCGCTGGTCAGAAGGCGAACACCTTGCCGGTGGAGGCCTCCGCGACGCACTCGTTCGAGTAGGTCTTCTCGAAGCTCACCGGGCGGCCCTGCCAGGTGCCGCTCGCGGTGTAGGTCACCGGCTGGTACTGGAGCGTGCACATGGCCTGGCCCTCACTGAGCAGGTTGAGGTCGCCGTTGACCGCGTCGAGCGTCTGGCACGCGGCGTCGGCGTGCGGGTGCGAGCCGCCCGAGGGGTGACAGTTCAGCACCACGGTGCGGGGCGCCTCGTCGCGGTTCTGGGTGCTGACGGTCAAGTGCAGGGTGCTCCCGTTCGCCTCCGCCGCGGGTTCCGCGTTGGCCAGCGCCGGGACGAGCGCAGCGCCGGTGAGGGCGGCTGCGGTGAGGAAGATGCGGCCGGTCAGCCGTGTGTCAACCATCTCGTCGTCCTCCTGGGTTTGGAGTGGCCTTCCGCTTCCCTTTATCGCCGCAGCCGGCCGATGCGCCGCACCCTGAGCCCTCGGACCACCAGAAAGGGGTTCCCCCAGGCAGGTTTGCTGCACGAACGGTCACGGAACGGGCGGTGTGGCCGCGGTCTTCCGTCGCTCATCCGTGGGGTATTGCGCGAAATGGTGGTGGACTCCTCGCCGATCACTGGCCATCGTGGTGCGCGGACCCGGGGCGTCGCCGGTCGCGACGACCGCTCCCCGGGGCTTTCGCGACCGACAGGAGACCTCATGGCAACGGCATCGGCGGGCCCGGACCGCGTCGCGGTGCGCAAGGCCGCGTTCGCCAGCGCGGTGGGCAACACGATCGAGCTCTACGACTTCCTGATCTACGGCACCGCGGCGGCCGTGGTGTTCAACAAGCTGTTCTTCCCCTCCGGTGACCCGTGGGTGGGGGCGCTCCTGGCGTTCGCCACGTTCGGCGCCGGGTTCCTCGCCCGGCCGCTCGGAGCCGCGGTCATCGGGCACTTCGGTGACCTGGTGGGCCGCAAGCGGATGCTCGTGATCACGCTGAGCGTGACCGGTGCGTGCACCGCGCTGATCGGGCTGCTGCCCACCTACCAGCAGGTCGGGGTGTGGGCCCCGCTGCTGCTCGTGACGCTGCGCCTGGTGCAGGGCTTCTTCCTGGGCGGGGAGCAGGGCGGCGCGGTGCTCATGGCGGTCGAGCACGCGCCCCCGCACCGGCACGGCTGGTACGGCGGCTGGACGTTCTTGGGCTCGCCGACCGGGATGTTCCTGGCCACCGGCGCGTTCGCCGGGGCCACCGCCCTGTCCGGGGACGCGTTCCTCAGCTGGGGGTGGCGGCTGCCGTTCCTGGTGAGCCTGGTGCTCGTGGGCGTGGGCCTGTACGTGCGGCTGCGGCTGGCCGAGAGCCCCGAGTTCGCGAAGATCCGGCAGCGCGGCGAGCGCGCCAGGCTCCCGGTCGCCGAGGCGTTCGCCCGGTCCTGGCGGCAGATCCTGCTGTCGGCCGGGGTGAACCTGGGCTTCAACACCTTCATCTTCATCCTGACCACGTTCCTGCTCACCTACGGCACCGAGGAGCTCGGCGCGACCCGCGACGTGATGCTGGTGGGCAGCCTGTGCGGCTCGGCGGCGCAGATCGCCGGGATCCTGCTGTTCTCCCACCTCTCCGACCGCCTGGGGCGCACCCGGGTGATGCTCGGCGGCGGGATCTTCCTCGCCGTCTACGCGTTCCCGATGTTCTGGCTGCTCGACACCGGCGACCCCGCGCTGATCGTGCTGGCCATGACCCTCGGCTACGCGGGATCGGCCGCGGTGTTCGGGCCGATGGCGGCGTTCTGCGCCGAGCTGTTCCCCACCAAGGTCCGCTACACCGGCGTGTCCCTCGGCTACCAGGGCGGGTCGGTGCTCGGCGGTGGCCTGTCGCCGGTCGTGGCGACCGCGCTGCTGGGGCTGGCCGGCGGGGCGTCCTGGCCCATCGGCGCCTACCTGGTGGCCGGTGCGCTGGTCACCGTGGTGTGCCTGGTGATCACCGGCGACCCCACCCGGTGGTCCGAAGCCGAGGAGTCCGAGCCCGCCCGGGCCTGAGGGGTCCGAAGTGGACGGGCCGGGACCCGGAGACCACTGTGGTCACGGCGGCTCGGGCGTCGCTGGCGTGACAGGAAGGTTCCCGTGCTCGCACCGGAGTGACAGGAAGGTTCCCATCCTCACGCCAGCGGCGCGGTCACGAGCCGTAGAGCTGGTCGATGACGTCGGCGTACTTCTCGTGGATCACGCGGCGCTTGAGCTTCAGCGTCGGGGTCAGCTCCCCGCCCTCGACGCCCCACGTGTGCGCGAGCACGCGGTAGCGCTTGACCTGCTCCGGCCGGTTCAGGCGGGCGTTGGCGGCCTCGACCGCGGCGGCCACTTCGGACAGCACCGCGGGGTGCTCGGCGAGGTCGCGCAGCGACGTGACGCCGAGGCCGTGCTCGCGCGCCCACTTCGGCGCCGCCTCCTCGTCGAGAACGAGCAGCGCGACCAGGTACGGCCTGCGGTCGCCGAACACCAGCGCGTGCCCGATCAGCGGGTGCGCGCGCAGCGCGTTCTCCACCGCGGTGGGCGCGATGTTCTTGCCGCCCGCGGAGATGATCAGTTCCTTCTTGCGGTCGGTGATGGACAGGAACCCGTCGGCGTCGAGCACCCCGATGTCGCCGGTGTGCAGCCAACCGTCGGCGTCGGTGGCCGGCCGGATCGCGCCATCGGGCTCGAGGTACCCCGCGCACACCAGGGGGCCGCGCACCAGCACCTCGCCGTCGTCGCTGGTCCGCACCTCCACGCCCGGCACCGGCTGCCCCACCGTCCCGGGCCGGTGCGCTCCGGCGCGGTTGGTGGTCACGCACCCGGTCGTCTCCGTCATGCCCCACAGCTCGTAGATGTCCAGGCCGAAGGAGCTGAACAGCTCCAGCAGCTCGCGGTCGATCGGGGCGGCGCCGCTGGCCGGCCAGCTGGCGCGGTCCAGCCCGAGCCGGGCCCGCAGGCGCCGCGCGGCCTGCGGGGTGCGCCGCTCGGCCGGCACGTCCCGGAGGGCGGCGGCGAGCTTCTCCCACACCCGCGGCACGGCGAAGAACAGCGCCGGCCGGGCGCGCGCCAGGGCTGCGGGCAGCTGCGTCTGGTCGGCGCAGAAGTGCACGTGGGCGACGTCGTGCAGGGCCGCGTAGATGCTCACCATCCGCTCGGCGATGTGCGCCAGCGGCAGGTAGCAGATCCGCGGCGCGTGCCGCTCGGCCAGGGTGGCCTGGTGCAGGGACGCCGCCGCGAAGCAGATGTTGCGGTGGGTCAGCACCACGCCCTTCTGCTCACCCGTGGTCCCGGAGGTGTAGAGGATCGCGGCCGGGTCCGCCGGACCGATCGCCGTCGAGGCCCGCCGCACCAGCTCGGGGTCCTCCCGCAGCCGCTGCTCACCGAGCTCCCGCAGCCGTCGCCAGGTGCGGAAGCGCTCGTCGGCCGACACCATCGCCTGCTCGTCGAGCACCACCACGTGCTCGACGCCGGAGGCGTTGCGCAGCGTCTGCGACCAGCGGCGCAGCTGGTCGGCCCCGGCGAGCACCACGACCTTGGCCCGGCTGTGGTGCGCGATGTAGTGCACCTGCTCCTGGCTGAGCGTGGGGTAGAGGGTGCTGGGCACCGCGCCGAGGTGGGTGGCCGCGACGTCGACCAGCCAGTGCTCCACCTGGTTCGGCACCATGATCAGCACCGCCTGGCCGCGCCGCAGACCGAGCGCGGCGAGCCCGGCGGCCACCACCTGCACCTCGTGCCAGACCTGCTCCCAGGTCAGCGTGCGGTCCCCGTCGGTCAGCGCGGGGTGCTGCGGGAACTGTGCGACGTTGCGCGACAACAGCTGCGGGAGCGTCGTCTCCAGCGCGGCCGCCGCCCACGGTTCCGTTCCGCTCATCGCAGCAGAGCTCCCCTCGACGTTCCCCATGCGCGTGATGGTCGTCACGCGATGAAACCGCACGAGGTGCCGCGTTGGCCAGTGGCGCAGCCCACGATCGCTCGGCAGGCCGAATCAGACGTGGTCGCGGATGACGTCGTTGACCGCGCGCTGGAAGCCGTTGACCAGCACCTGGATCGTCAGCGGCCGCAGCTGGTCGGTCGCCGCCCGGACCCGTTCCCGCTCGTCCTGCGGGCGGCCGCGCTCCACGTAGGGGCGTATCACGTTGGCGGCGAACAGCTCGCGCAGCTCGGCGGCGATCTGCGCGGTGTGCTCCTCGACGATGTTCTTGGCCTGCACCAGCATCTCCGACGGCAGGCCCAGGTCGAGGATCTGCAGCCCGACCCCGAGCATCGCGGGGCTGGGCACGCGCAGCTTCTCCGACCCCGGGATGCGCTGCAGGATGCCGAGGTCGACGAGCTGGCCGATCAGCTCGTCGTCCAGGTGTCGTCCGGTGCGGCGGTCGAGCTCGTGGCGGTCGAGGTCCTCGGCGTGCTCGTCGGTCCACGGCGCGATGAGCGCGCGCTGCAGGGCGAGCTCGTCAGGGGAGGCGTCCTCGGGCAGCCGCGCCAGGTGGCGCTCGATCGCCGAGAGCGTGAAGCCGAGTGCCTGCAGCTCGCGGATGAGGTCGAGGCGCGCCAGGTGGTCCCCGCCGTAGAGACCGAGCCGACCGCGCAGGCGCGGCGGCGGCAGCAGGCCCCGCGACGAGTAGAACCGCACGGTGCGCACGGTGACTCCGGCGCGGGCGGCCAGTTCGTCGATGGTGAGCTCTTCGTCCGCACTTCGGAGCATGCGGCAACGGTACCCGGCGACCGCTGTAACACCAACGGTGTCGCACCGGTGCTGTGAGCGCCACCGGTGTGCCTGCCCGCGATCCGCCAGGTGCCGCTGGCCGAGGGAGGCGCCCGGCGGTGCGCAGCGGCCTCCGCCGCGAGCCTTGACGTCTGTAACACCACCGATGTAACACTCAACGCGTCGCGCTTCGTGTGTCGCGCGACACAGGCCGTGGAGGGGTGTGGCGTGACGGGAACAGGTGGGCCGCTGGCCGGGATCAAGGTCGTGGAACTGGCCGGGATCGGCCCGGCGCCCTTCTGCGCGATGCTGCTGGCCGACCTGGGCGCCGACGTGGTGCGGGTGGACCGGCCGACGGCCTCCGGTGGCCAGGGCGACCTGCTCAACCGCGGCAAGCGGTCGGTGCAGGTCGACCTCAAGCACGAGCGCGGGGCGGAAGCCGTGCTCGCCCTCGCCGAACGGGCCGACGTGCTGCTGGAAGGCCTGCGCCCCGGGGTCACCGAACGGCTCGGCGTCGGCCCCGAGCAGTGCTGGGAGGTCAACCCGAAGCTCGTCTACGGGCGGATGACCGGCTGGGGCCAGGACGGTCCCCTGGCACCGACCGCCGGGCACGACATCGACTACATCTCGCTCACCGGCATGCTGCACGCCATCGGTCGCGAGGGCGGGCCACCGCAGGTCCCGGCGAACCTGCTCGGCGACTTCGGCGGCGGCGCGATGTACCTGGCCGTCGGGGTGCTGGCGGCGCTGCTCGAAGCGCGCACCAGCGGCCGCGGGCAGGTCGTCGACGCCGCCATCGTGGACGGTGCCGCGCACCTCGGCACGATGCTGTTCAGCTTCCTCGGCACCGGCGCCTGGAAGACCGAGCGCGGCACGAACCTGCTGGACACCGGCGCCCCCTACTACGACGTCTACGAGACCGCCGACGGCGAGCACGTCTCGGTCGGCGCGCTGGAACCGCAGTTCTACGCCGAACTGCTGGAGCGGCTCGGCCTGACCGGCCAGGTGCCCGACCGCGACGACCCGGCGAACTGGCCCCGGCTGCGGGAGGTCTTCGCCGAGACCTTCCGCCAGCGCACCCGCCAGGAGTGGGCCGAGGTGTTCGAGGGCTCCGACGCCTGCGTCGCCCCGGTGCTGTCCATGACGGAAGCCGAGACGCACCCGCACGTGGCGGCCCGCGGGAGCCTGGTGCGCCGCGACGGGGTGCTGCAACCCGCCCCGGCACCCCGGTTCAGCCGCACCCCCAACCCCGAGCCGCGCCCGGTCGCGACCCCCGGCGCGCACACCGACGCGGTGGCGCAGGACTGGAAGATCCCCCAGGACCTGCTCGACTCGGGCGCGTTCGGCCCGAGGGGCTGAGCCGGTGACAGGAAGGTTCCCATGCTCACCGCCGGCCTCAGCAGCGCCGGTGGTGACAGGAAGGTTCCCATGCTCGCGCCACGACTCGGGCGCGGTGACAGGAAGGTTCCCTTCCTCGCACAACCAGCACGGACGGATGGAGGCGTGAGCCGATGCGCAGGGAGTTGTTCGAGCCCGAGCACGAGGCGTTCCGCGAGACGGTGCGCACGTTCATCAACAAGGAGCTCGTGCCGCACGTCGACGAGTGGGAAGCGGCCGGGGTGGTCAGCCGCGAGTCCTGGCTCGCCGCCGGTGCGCAGGGCCTGCTCGGCTTCGCCGTCGACGAGCAGTACGGCGGCGGGGGCGTCGACGACTTCCGGTTCAACGTCGTCTTCGACGAGGAGCTGGTCGCGGCCGGCATCTCCGGGTTCGGCTCCCCGCTGCACAACGACATCGTCGCGCCCTACCTGGTCAAGCTCGCCAACGAGGAGCAGAAGCAGCGCTGGCTGCCGGGCTTCTGCTCGGGCGAGATCATCACCGCGATCGCCATGACCGAGCCGGGCGCGGGCAGCGACCTGCAGGGCATCCGCACCACCGCGGTGCGCGACGGCGACGACTTCATCCTCAACGGCCAGAAGACGTTCATCAGCAACGGCATCCTCGCCGACCTGGTGATCGTGGTGGCCCGCACCGACCCGGACGCCGGGCACGAGGGCATCAGCCTGCTCGTGGTGGAGCGCGGCATGCCCGGCTTCGAGCGCGGCCGCAACCTGGACAAGATCGGCCAGAAGTCACAGGACACCGCGGAGCTGTTCTTCAACGACGTGCGGGTGCCGGCCGCCAACCTGCTCGGCGAGGAGGGCAAGGGCTTCATCTACCTGATGCAGAACCTGCCGCAGGAGCGGCTGTCGATCGCGGTCGCCTCCGCGGCCACCGCCGAGAAGGTCCTGGGTCTCACCAAGGAGTACTGCAAGGACCGCACCGCCTTCGGCCGCCCGATCGGCAAGTTCCAGCACATCCGCTTCGAGCTGGCGGAGATGGCCACCGAGGTCGAGATCGGCCGGGTGTTCACCGACCGCTGCGTGCGGGACCACGTCCGCGGCGAGCTCGACGCCGAGCACGCCGCGATGGCGAAGTGGTGGCTCAGCGAGCTGAACAAGCGGGTGGTGGACCGCTGCCTGCAGCTGCACGGCGGCTACGGCTACATGACCGAGTACCCGGTGGCCAAGGCGTTCCTGGACTCGCGCATCCAGACCATCTACGGCGGGACCACCGAGATCATGAAGGAGATCATCGGTCGTTCCATGGGGTTCTGACGGCCACGAGCCGCCATCGGCGTCTAGCCCGACGGCGGCTCGCGTGGGAGGTTCGGTGCCATGGACTGGATCGTCGCTCCCGACGCCAACGGACGTGCACTGCCCGACGTCCTGCCGTCCCTGCTGGGCTCCATGGGGCTGGCGGGCTTCACCGACACCATCGGCTTCCCGGAGTGCCGGACCGCCGCGGTGCTGCTCGTCGACGGCCTCGGCCGCGACCTGCTGCGCGACCACGCCGCGGACGCACCGTTCCTCGCCGGTCTGCTCACCGAGTCCCCGCTGACCGCGGGGTTCCCGACCACCACGGTCACCAGCATCACCTCGCTGGGCACCGGCCGGTGCGCCGGGGAGCACGGGCTCGTCGGCTACACCTTCGCCGAACCGACCGGTGGCCTGCTGCACCCGCTGAGCTGGGCCTCCCGGGGCTCGGAGCGCCGCAGCATGCTGGAGAGCTGGCCGCCGGAGCGGGCGCAGCCGACGACCACGGTGCTGGAGCGCGCCGCGGCGGCCGGGGTCGACGTCCGGACCGCGGTGCCCGCGGAGTTCGAGGGCAGCGGCCTGACCCGCGCCGCGCTGCGCGGCGGGGAGTTCCGCGGCCAGCGCGCGCTGGGCGACCTCGCCGCGGAGCTGCTGCACGCGCTCAGCGGGGACGGCCCCGGGCTGTGCTACGGCTACCACGGCCACCTCGACCTGCTCGGCCACGTGCACGGCCCCGGCTCGCTGCCGTGGCGGATGCAGCTGGCCCAGGTCGACCGCCTGGTGGCCTCGGTGGCCGACCAGATGCCGCCCGGTTCGGTGCTGGCGGTGATCGCCGACCACGGCATGGTCGAGGTCGACCCGGCCACGGCCTACGACGTCGACACCGATCCCGTGCTGGCCGACGGGGTGCGGCTGCTCGGTGGGGAAGCCCGCGCCCGGCACGTCTACACCGAACCCGGGGCGGTCGACGAGGTGCTCGCCGCGTGGCGGGAGCGCATCGGCGACGACGGGCTGGTGCTCACCGGGGAGCAGGCCATCGACGAGGGCTGGTTCGGCCCGGTGGTGTCCGACGTGGTGCGGCCGCGCATCGGGGACGTGCTGGCGGTCATGCGCGAGTCCGAGGTGGTCCGCTCGGTCGCCGAACCGGGGGAGAGCGCGTTGCGCGGCCAGCACGGTTCGCTGACGTCGGCCGAGCAGTACGTCCCGCTGTTGGTGCTGGGAGGGTGAGCGGTGGGCGACGAGGGGCTGTTCGGGCCGAGGACGGTGACCTGGCACCTGCACGCCGACCCGGCGATGTGGGTGGCCGGGGTGTGCAGCCTCTTCCTGCAGGCGCTGCACCCGCGCGCCGTCGCAGCCGTGGTGCAGAACTCGCGGTTCCGGGACGACCCGCTGG
This region of Saccharopolyspora hordei genomic DNA includes:
- a CDS encoding acyl-CoA dehydrogenase family protein, translating into MRRELFEPEHEAFRETVRTFINKELVPHVDEWEAAGVVSRESWLAAGAQGLLGFAVDEQYGGGGVDDFRFNVVFDEELVAAGISGFGSPLHNDIVAPYLVKLANEEQKQRWLPGFCSGEIITAIAMTEPGAGSDLQGIRTTAVRDGDDFILNGQKTFISNGILADLVIVVARTDPDAGHEGISLLVVERGMPGFERGRNLDKIGQKSQDTAELFFNDVRVPAANLLGEEGKGFIYLMQNLPQERLSIAVASAATAEKVLGLTKEYCKDRTAFGRPIGKFQHIRFELAEMATEVEIGRVFTDRCVRDHVRGELDAEHAAMAKWWLSELNKRVVDRCLQLHGGYGYMTEYPVAKAFLDSRIQTIYGGTTEIMKEIIGRSMGF
- a CDS encoding SSI family serine proteinase inhibitor, with the protein product MVDTRLTGRIFLTAAALTGAALVPALANAEPAAEANGSTLHLTVSTQNRDEAPRTVVLNCHPSGGSHPHADAACQTLDAVNGDLNLLSEGQAMCTLQYQPVTYTASGTWQGRPVSFEKTYSNECVAEASTGKVFAF
- a CDS encoding alkaline phosphatase family protein yields the protein MDWIVAPDANGRALPDVLPSLLGSMGLAGFTDTIGFPECRTAAVLLVDGLGRDLLRDHAADAPFLAGLLTESPLTAGFPTTTVTSITSLGTGRCAGEHGLVGYTFAEPTGGLLHPLSWASRGSERRSMLESWPPERAQPTTTVLERAAAAGVDVRTAVPAEFEGSGLTRAALRGGEFRGQRALGDLAAELLHALSGDGPGLCYGYHGHLDLLGHVHGPGSLPWRMQLAQVDRLVASVADQMPPGSVLAVIADHGMVEVDPATAYDVDTDPVLADGVRLLGGEARARHVYTEPGAVDEVLAAWRERIGDDGLVLTGEQAIDEGWFGPVVSDVVRPRIGDVLAVMRESEVVRSVAEPGESALRGQHGSLTSAEQYVPLLVLGG
- a CDS encoding DUF202 domain-containing protein; translated protein: MAERPDGPWDPGLQVERTTLAWLRTVLAFVVGLLMLLRLLGHESVVAAVGCAVITLPLGLLAGWLVWRRYRSSDQRLRERVPLPGGGLPAAVTVLSVLAGCSGLFYVLVY
- a CDS encoding YidH family protein, encoding MATDREDARWPKRLYEQGEEPDPRFTLANERTFLAWIRTALALMAGGVGVEALNAVTGQPNPLRTALAVVLLLAGVLCSATAFTRWMATERALRRGRPLPAPRLAPVLGYGLGVIGVAACVLLFVTGI
- a CDS encoding MarR family winged helix-turn-helix transcriptional regulator → MAGSESRLALDRQLCFALYSASRAFTNLYRPLLGELGLTYPQYLVMLVLWERESLTVKELGAALRLDSGTLSPLLKRLEGSGLVVRRRSAEDERSVAVALTAEGRELQERARHIPDCMLDATGLEAEDVLELRSTVERLTASLDAAAARMEQESAR
- a CDS encoding MerR family transcriptional regulator, with the protein product MLRSADEELTIDELAARAGVTVRTVRFYSSRGLLPPPRLRGRLGLYGGDHLARLDLIRELQALGFTLSAIERHLARLPEDASPDELALQRALIAPWTDEHAEDLDRHELDRRTGRHLDDELIGQLVDLGILQRIPGSEKLRVPSPAMLGVGLQILDLGLPSEMLVQAKNIVEEHTAQIAAELRELFAANVIRPYVERGRPQDERERVRAATDQLRPLTIQVLVNGFQRAVNDVIRDHV
- a CDS encoding organic hydroperoxide resistance protein, with product MTVLYTAEATATGEGRGGHTRSSDGVLDLDLAIPKEMGGPGGAASNPEQLFAAGYAACFHSALQLVARRSKVDITDSKVTAQVGIGPNGNGGYQLSVGLVVDLPGVPADKARELTEAADQVCPYSNAVRGNVEIDLRVA
- a CDS encoding MFS transporter: MATASAGPDRVAVRKAAFASAVGNTIELYDFLIYGTAAAVVFNKLFFPSGDPWVGALLAFATFGAGFLARPLGAAVIGHFGDLVGRKRMLVITLSVTGACTALIGLLPTYQQVGVWAPLLLVTLRLVQGFFLGGEQGGAVLMAVEHAPPHRHGWYGGWTFLGSPTGMFLATGAFAGATALSGDAFLSWGWRLPFLVSLVLVGVGLYVRLRLAESPEFAKIRQRGERARLPVAEAFARSWRQILLSAGVNLGFNTFIFILTTFLLTYGTEELGATRDVMLVGSLCGSAAQIAGILLFSHLSDRLGRTRVMLGGGIFLAVYAFPMFWLLDTGDPALIVLAMTLGYAGSAAVFGPMAAFCAELFPTKVRYTGVSLGYQGGSVLGGGLSPVVATALLGLAGGASWPIGAYLVAGALVTVVCLVITGDPTRWSEAEESEPARA
- a CDS encoding CoA transferase; translation: MTGTGGPLAGIKVVELAGIGPAPFCAMLLADLGADVVRVDRPTASGGQGDLLNRGKRSVQVDLKHERGAEAVLALAERADVLLEGLRPGVTERLGVGPEQCWEVNPKLVYGRMTGWGQDGPLAPTAGHDIDYISLTGMLHAIGREGGPPQVPANLLGDFGGGAMYLAVGVLAALLEARTSGRGQVVDAAIVDGAAHLGTMLFSFLGTGAWKTERGTNLLDTGAPYYDVYETADGEHVSVGALEPQFYAELLERLGLTGQVPDRDDPANWPRLREVFAETFRQRTRQEWAEVFEGSDACVAPVLSMTEAETHPHVAARGSLVRRDGVLQPAPAPRFSRTPNPEPRPVATPGAHTDAVAQDWKIPQDLLDSGAFGPRG
- a CDS encoding AMP-dependent synthetase/ligase, with protein sequence MSGTEPWAAAALETTLPQLLSRNVAQFPQHPALTDGDRTLTWEQVWHEVQVVAAGLAALGLRRGQAVLIMVPNQVEHWLVDVAATHLGAVPSTLYPTLSQEQVHYIAHHSRAKVVVLAGADQLRRWSQTLRNASGVEHVVVLDEQAMVSADERFRTWRRLRELGEQRLREDPELVRRASTAIGPADPAAILYTSGTTGEQKGVVLTHRNICFAAASLHQATLAERHAPRICYLPLAHIAERMVSIYAALHDVAHVHFCADQTQLPAALARARPALFFAVPRVWEKLAAALRDVPAERRTPQAARRLRARLGLDRASWPASGAAPIDRELLELFSSFGLDIYELWGMTETTGCVTTNRAGAHRPGTVGQPVPGVEVRTSDDGEVLVRGPLVCAGYLEPDGAIRPATDADGWLHTGDIGVLDADGFLSITDRKKELIISAGGKNIAPTAVENALRAHPLIGHALVFGDRRPYLVALLVLDEEAAPKWAREHGLGVTSLRDLAEHPAVLSEVAAAVEAANARLNRPEQVKRYRVLAHTWGVEGGELTPTLKLKRRVIHEKYADVIDQLYGS